From Candoia aspera isolate rCanAsp1 chromosome 4, rCanAsp1.hap2, whole genome shotgun sequence, a single genomic window includes:
- the CD68 gene encoding macrosialin, which translates to MQLPKISVGPILWLASWCLLAAGHLPVQEELWQPCSQQSGSTNCPHPTKSVTLVPSFTKTPRPTPHPTTHPQKHTTTHHHHHHRTTTTLPTNQTVTSHHPTDPTQRHTTTREKHTTTQHHHATTTAPANRTTHATTAPSNQTVTSHHPTTHHHTIAPQPTERPVVLVGNYIVRKGSTVCLRAEMGLQLQVRYAGKAKQELWGAFPVQPNRTHISGTCTNKTAMLELRFPEGSILFVFKKDETKNTAYLGQVQANLTYQFPQATERFFSANNASLREFAAPLGKSYQCRNRSVALSGSFRLNALQQRVQAFQLRGEKFGEAEVCPEQSKSIVLPIVIGVVLCLLILIVLVAFAVGRWRAHTGYQSL; encoded by the exons ATGCAGCTCCCCAAGATCTCTGTGGGGCCCATCCTGTGGCTCGCCAGCTGGTGCCTCCTTGCTGCAG GTCACCTTCCAGTGCAGGAAGAACTCTGGCAGCCCTGCTCACAGCAGTCGGGCTCCACAAAttgcccccaccccacaaaatcAGTCACGTTGGTGCCCTCATTCACCAAAACCCCCcgcccaaccccccaccccaccacccacccccaaaagcaCACCacaacccaccaccaccaccaccaccgcacCACCACCACGCTGCCCACCAACCAGACCGTGACGTCCCACCACCCCACGGACCCCACCCAACGACACACCACCACACGTGAGAAGCACACCACGACCCAGCACCACCACGCCACCACCACGGCCCCGGCCAACCGCACCACCCACGCCACCACGGCTCCCAGCAACCAGACTGTGACGTCCCACCACCCCACCACCCACCACCACACCATTGCCCCACAACCAACGGAGCGGCCGGTTGTGCTCGTGGGAAATTACATTGTCAGGAAAGGATCCACCGTCTGTCTGCGGGCAGAAATGGGGCTGCAGCTGCAGGTGCGCTACGCAGGCAAAGCGAAGCAGGAA cTCTGGGGAGCCTTTCCTGTGCAGCCCAACCGCACCCACATCTCCGGGACATGTACTAACAAGACAGCCATGCTGGAACTGCGTTTCCCAGAAGGCTCCATTCTCTTCGTTTTCAAAAAG GATGAAACCAAAAACACAGCTTACCTGGGTCAGGTGCAGGCAAATCTGACGTACCAGTTCCCCCAGGCTACAG AGAGGTTCTTCAGTGCCAATAACGCCTCCCTCCGGGAGTTTGCGGCCCCCCtggggaaatcctaccagtgccGCAACCGCAGTGTGGCCCTCAGCGGGAGCTTCCGCCTGAATGCCCTGCAACAGCGTGTCCAGGCCTTCCAGCTGCGAGGGGAAAAGTTTGGGGAAG CGGAGGTCTGTCCCGAGCAGAGCAAGTCCATCGTCCTGCCCATCGTCATAGGAGTGGTCCTTTGCCTTCTCATCCTGATTGTCTTGGTGGCTTTCGCCGTGGGACGGTGGCGAGCCCACACGGGCTACCAGTCCCTGTGA
- the EIF4A1 gene encoding eukaryotic initiation factor 4A-I has translation MSASQESRSRDNGPDGMDPDGVIESNWNEIVDSFDDMNLSESLLRGIYAYGFEKPSAIQQRAILPCIKGYDVIAQAQSGTGKTATFAISILQQIELDLKATQALVLAPTRELAQQIQKVVMALGDYMGASCHACIGGTNVRAEVQKLQMEAPHIIVGTPGRVFDMLNRRYLSPKFIKMFVLDEADEMLSRGFKDQIYDIFQKLSGNTQVVLLSATMPMDVLEVTKKFMRDPIRILVKKEELTLEGIRQFYINVEREEWKLDTLCDLYETLTITQAVIFINTRRKVDWLTEKMHARDFTVSAMHGDMDQKERDVIMREFRSGSSRVLITTDLLARGIDVQQVSLVINYDLPTNRENYIHRIGRGGRFGRKGVAINMVTEEDKRTLRDIETFYNTSIEEMPLNVADLI, from the exons ATGTCTGCGAGTCAAGAGAGTCG CTCCCGAGACAATGGCCCGGACGGCATGGACCCCGACGGCGTCATCGAG AGTAACTGGAACGAGATCGTGGACAGCTTTGACGACATGAACTTGTCGGAGTCGCTCCTGCGAGGAATCTACGCCTACGGTTTTGAAAAACCTTCTGCCATCCAACAGCGAGCCATTCTCCCTTGCATCAAGG ggTATGATGTGATTGCCCAAGCCCAGTCTGGCACTGGGAAAACAGCCACATTTGCCATCTCCATCTTACAGCAAATTGAGCTGGACTTGAAAGCTACCCAGGCGCTGGTCCTGGCCCCAACAAGAGAGTTGGCTCAGCAG ATCCAGAAGGTGGTGATGGCTCTCGGTGACTACATGGGGGCCTCCTGCCACGCCTGCATAGGAGGGACAAACGTCCGGGCTGAAGTTCAGAAGCTGCAAATGGAAGCTCCCCACATCATCGTGGGAACCCCCGGGCGCGTGTTTGACATGCTGAACAGAAGATACCTGT CACCAAAGTTCATCAAGATGTTTGTGCTGGACGAAGCCGATGAGATGCTGAGCCGAGGCTTCAAGGATCAGATCTATGACATATTCCAGAAACTGAGTGGGAACACGCAG GTGGTCCTCTTGTCTGCCACCATGCCGATGGACGTGCTGGAGGTGACCAAGAAATTCATGAGGGACCCAATCCGTATCCTAGTGAAGAAGGAAGAGCTGACTCTGGAGGGGATTCGGCAATTCTATATCAATGTGGAAAGGGAG GAATGGAAGCTGGACACCCTTTGCGATCTCTACGAGACCCTGACCATCACCCAGGCGGTCATTTTCATCAACACCCGGAGGAAGGTGGACTGGCTGACGGAGAAGATGCATGCCCGGGACTTCACCGTTTCAGCCATG CACGGGGACATGGACCAGAAGGAGCGTGACGTCATCATGAGAGAGTTCCGCTCCGGCTCCAGCCGGGTCCTGATCACCACCGACTTGCTG GCCCGTGGGATCGATGTCCAGCAGGTGTCCCTGGTCATCAACTACGATCTCCCCACCAACCGTGAGAACTACATCCATAG GATTGGCCGAGGGGGCCGTTTCGGGAGGAAAGGCGTTGCCATCAACATGGTGACAGAGGAAGACAAGCGCACTCTGCGTGACATCGAGACTTTCTACAACACCTCCATCGAGGAGATGCCCCTCAACGTGGCTGACCTCATCTGA
- the SENP3 gene encoding sentrin-specific protease 3 has protein sequence MKESLQDKKYWGAPPSLHDPMGHQDQFCRASQEWSEPEHKRGGCFEGSRRLACAKKPLPSFDPLSSSSDEEREGKWGLSCMSSWGVAGGPSELSRNKAGRGKIARSGGRSWSFEVGTGSHSRRRPQLPGTSRRHCFRPQRQRALWAYRMFLFWKRSSLSFQWKLWGKMAAKGRRRGGAKRARSSMSLSPGSQPDDDHLPLYRKSCPLAGEEEDCQSGAKGLPHPAGYKPRSSELHLDYELGGAFPPSPSTPQPSRLSLLGALMEDAPSYPQYVELQRVSFDKDAGAMDVEEEEPATLLKCPARGAQASPRTRKMGELEHSLDGDGDPLDALPNGFASLPPDGDLCSLPGVPGATILISNVCSIGGRVAEELFQGPRDKDRLLDPSAVRLEAGSQQADSAPEDAEERLGENAAQHSLLREEHIACVHNILDEFLQTYGSLIPISVDEVVEKLEDIFQQEFSTLQRKSLVNQLIQSYQRMPGNAVVRTFRVTYKRHVVTMDDLQTLFGSNWLNDQVMNMYGDLVMDTVPEKVHFFNSFFYDKLRTKGYEGVKRWTKNVDIFNKEILLIPIHLEVHWSLICVEVKQKKITYLDSQRTLNRRCPKHICRYLQAEADKKNRPDFREGWKGVFQMNIARQNNDSDCGAFVLQYSKFLALGLPFTFTQQDMPKLRRQMYKELCHCKLIA, from the exons ATGAAGGAAAGCCTTCAAGACAAGAAGTATTGGGGGGCTCCTCCCAGCCTCCATGACCCCATGGGACATCAAGACCAGTTTTGCAGGGCTTCCCAGGAATGGAGCGAACCTGAGCATAAACGTGGCGGTTGCTTTGAGGGGAGCAGGCGCTTGGCCTGTGCCAAGAAACCACTCCCGAGTTTTGACCCCTTGTCCTCCAGCAGCGATGAGGAGCGAGAAGGCAAATGGGGTCTCTCCTGCATGTCTAGCTGGGGCGTGGCGGGGGGGCCTTCGGAGCTCTCCCGGAACAAAGCCGGCAGGGGGAAGATTGCCAGGAGCGGGGGGCGCTCCTGGTCCTTTGAAGTAGGGACCGGCTCTCATTCCAGGAGGCGTCCGCAGCTGCCAGGGACCTCCAGGCGCCATTGTTTCCGCCCCCAGCGACAGCGTGCCCTGTGGGCCTACCGGATGTTCCTGTTTTGGAAGAGGTCCTCCCTGTCTTTCCAATGGAAGCTTTGGGGCAAGATGGCTGCCAAGGGGCGCCGACGAGGAGGGGCAAAGCGGGCCCGGTCATCCATGTCTCTCTCCCCTGGCTCCCAGCCAGATGATGACCACCTTCCTCTCTATAGGAAAAGCTGCCCTTTGGCGGGAGAGGAGGAGGACTGCCAAAGCGGGGCCAAGGGCCTGCCCCACCCTGCTGGCTACAAGCCACGCTCCTCTGAGCTCCACCTGGACTACGAATTGGGGGGAGCCTTTCCCCCGTCCCCGTCCACGCCTCAGCCCTCCCGCCTCAGCTTGCTGGGAGCCCTGATGGAGGATGCTCCCTCCTACCCTCAGTACGTGGAGCTGCAGCGGGTGAGCTTTGACAAGGACGCTGGCGCGATGGACGTCGAGGAAGAAGAACCCGCCACTCTGCTCAAGTGCCCTGCAAGGGGCGCCCAAGCTTCCCCCCGGACTAGGAAGATGGGGGAGCTGGAGCACAGCCTGGACGGAGATGGAG ACCCTCTGGATGCTCTTCCCAATGGCTTTGCTTCTCTCCCCCCTGATGGGGACCTCTGCTCCCTGCCCGGAGTCCCAGGCGCCACCATCCTCATCAGCAACGTCTGTAGCATCGGAGGCCGCGTGGCCGAGGAACTTTTCCAAGGCCCCCGGGACAAGGACAGGCTGCTGGATCCTTCGGCCGTCAGGCTCGAAGCAGGGAGTCAGCAGGCGGATTCAGCTCCTGAGGATGCTGAAGAGAGGTTGGGCGAGAACGCGGCTCAGCACAGTCTTCTGCGGGAAGAACACATTGCCTGTGTGCACA ATATTTTGGATGAATTCCTGCAGACGTACGGCAGCTTAATCCCCATCAGCGTGGACGAGGTTGTGGAAAAGCTGGAGGACATCTTCCAGCAGGAGTTCTCCACCCTGCAGAG GAAAAGCCTGGTGAACCAGCTGATCCAGTCCTATCAACGCATGCCAGGCAACGCCGTGGTACGGACCTTCCGCGTCACTTACAAGCGCCACGTTGTCACCATGGATGACCTGCAGACACTTTTTGGGTCAAATTGGCTCAACGACCAG GTTATGAACATGTACGGGGATCTTGTTATGGACACAGTGCCAGAAAAG GTTCACTTTTTCAACAGTTTTTTCTACGATAAGCTACGAACCAAGGGGTACGAGGGAGTGAAGCGCTGGACCAAAAAT GTGGACATCTTCAACAAGGAGATACTTCTGATCCCCATCCACCTTGAGGTCCACTGGTCACTGATCTGTGTGGAGGTGAAGCAGAAGAAGATCACTTACCTGGACTCCCAGCGCACCCTCAACCGGCGGTGTCCCAAG CACATCTGCAGGTACTTGCAAGCGGAGGCAGACAAGAAGAACCGCCCCGACTTCCGAGAGGGCTGGAAAGGGGTCTTCCAGATG AACATCGCCAGACAAAACAACGACAGTGACTGCGGAGCCTTCGTCCTGCAG TATTCCAAATTCCTGGCGCTGGGCCTCCCCTTCACGTTCACACAACAGGACATGCCGAAACTCCGCCGACAGATGTACAAGGAGCTCTGCCATTGCAAACTCATTGCATGA